A window of Drosophila subobscura isolate 14011-0131.10 chromosome E, UCBerk_Dsub_1.0, whole genome shotgun sequence contains these coding sequences:
- the LOC117890167 gene encoding protein kinase C-binding protein 1, giving the protein MSHPFPPEYIRKWMNLLRNGAQIPKHTMLGSLKSDEQSLALEYAINMSILVVQGKGMQKAVSFCQKLKSIPTSLTDRYCYECNLPGALRGCKSCSRSFHESCQRKHPEKPTYGVPSDKGQSYRFPPNESDTDVETASQEEQTEAALSMENHQLDHNSNINTSPIYPLPSVKCESPYWDDNDVSFVSEKPAARQRKSKIKTEPPIIEPDSSSDLEKCTACRLMTQARIRHPPHLDREELSCLLRYSWNKHQSWLTADVDKYMTKHYNNRDRALVRRILFKTNTLGQADIERSIEGQKYEYLTEFLVDLLDLQHNIGVFFGPTAREYKDTRWLLRDVTHDIREIRRCPDCFRNSNQTECSMWFAKPCLQRHEVVFAKQAGSPHWPAKVISVSSKTPIKYDVRFFGTYHLRASVLEKDIIPIEGYVPFKQKAKMSKGMAAAMKELTCHTLLAKLSPDLFSFHANPADTKEAIDKALSHCLEPTTTATPGKRARRSTPGVSGKIRKISATTPAPTRVMPQRRCSMSARLAGRNEERNELEDLKSKLSICENQLLKSNEELDSMRKSIAEIKRKRWCQKCLQEAKLDCCFNASYCSEDCQRRHKKRHQRKCTAER; this is encoded by the exons ATGTCACATCCATTCCCGCCTGAATATATACGCAAATGGATGAATCTGCTTAGGAATGGAGCACAAATTCCTAAGCATACTATGCTTGGATCGCTGAAATCTG ACGAACAGAGCCTGGCTCTGGAGTATGCCATAAACATGAGTATTTTGGTGGTCCAAGGGAAAGGCATGCAGAAGGCTGTGTCCTTTTGCCAGAAACTGAAATCGATTCCCACCTCATTGACGGACAGATATTGCTACGAGTGCAACCTGCCTGGCGCACTAAGGGGCTGCAAATCGTGTTCGCGCTCCTTCCACGAAAGCTGTCAGCGCAAACATCCGGAAAAACCAACGTACGGTGTGCCCTCGGACAAGGGCCAGTCGTATAGATTCCCACCGAATGAATCGGACACTGACGTCGAGACTGCCAGCCAAGAGGAGCAGACAGAGGCGGCCCTCTCGATGGAGAACCACCAGCTGGACCACAATAGCAACATCAACACCAGCCCTATTTACCCCTTGCCATCTGTGAAGTGCGAGAGTCCATATTGGGACGATAATGACGTGTCCTTTGTCAGCGAGAAGCCAGCAGCGCGTCAGCGGAAGTCAAAGATTAAGACTGAGCCACCGATTATAGAGCCGGATTCGTCTAGCGATCTGGAGAAGTGCACAGCCTGTCGTCTGATGACGCAGGCAAGGATCCGCCACCCGCCGCATTTGGACAGGGAAGAGCTCAGTTGCTTGCTTCGCTACTCATGGAACAAGCACCAGAGTTGGCTGACCGCAGATGTGGACAAGTACATGACCAAGCATTACAACAATCGCGATAGAGCGCTGGTGAGGCGCATTCTCTTCAAGACAAACACGCTCGGCCAGGCGGACATTGAGCGTAGCATTGAGGGCCAGAAGTACGAGTACTTGACGGAGTTCCTTGTCGATTTGCTCGACCTGCAGCACAACATTGGCGTCTTCTTTGGCCCCACGGCAAGGGAGTACAAGGACACACGCTGGCTGTTGCGCGATGTCACGCACGATATACGGGAAATCCGACGTTGTCCGGATTGTTTCCGCAATTCCAACCAGACGGAGTGCAGCATGTGGTTTGCCAAGCCCTGCCTTCAGCGCCATGAAGTGGTGTTTGCCAAGCAAGCCGGCTCGCCCCACTGGCCAGCCAAG GTGATTAGCGTGTCATCGAAAACGCCGATTAAATACGATGTGCGCTTTTTTGGCACATACCATTTGCGTGCATCCGTCTTGGAAAAGGATATTATTCCGATAGAGGGTTATGTGCCATTTAAGCAGAAAGCTAAGATGTCTAAAGGCATGGCCGCCGCCATGAAAGAGTTGACGTGCCATACTTTGCTGGCCAAATTATCGCCCGATCTCTTCAGCTTTCACGCAAATCCCGCCGACACCAAAGAAGCCATCGATAAAGCTCTGTCCCATTGCCTGGAGCCTACAACCACTGCGACTCCAGGCAAGCGTGCGCGTCGTTCCACGCCAGGCGTTAGTGgaaaaattcgaaaaattAGTGCAACCACTCCAGCACCCACGCGTGTGATGCCACAGCGTCGGTGTTCGATGTCGGCTCGGCTCGCGGGTAGAAATGAGGAAAGGAATGAGCTTGAAGACTTGAAATCAAAGCTAAGTATTTGCGAAAATCAGCTTTTGAAAAGCAATGAAGAACTCGACTCAATGAGAAAGAGTATTGCCGAAATCAAGCGCAAGCGCTGGTGCCAGAAATGTCTGCAGGAAGCGAAGTTAGACTGCTGCTTCAATGCGTCCTATTGCAGCGAAGATTGTCAGCGCCGGCACAAAAAACGTCACCAGCGTAAGTGCACGGCAGAACGCTGA
- the LOC117890162 gene encoding DNA-directed RNA polymerase III subunit RPC2: MVELKKGESLIEANVWDPGDSKEWATPIKPLEEKWKLLPAFLQVKGLVRQHIDSFNHFINVDIKKIVRANELVTSGADPLFYLKYLDVRVGKPDIDDGYNITKATTPHECRLRDTTYSSPITVDIEYTRGTQRIKRNNLLIGRMPLMLRCSNCVLTGKSEFELSKLNECPLDPGGYFVVRGQEKVILIQEQLSWNKMLTEDFNGVVQCQVTSSTHEKKSRTLVLSKHGRYYMKHNSMTDDIPIVVIFKALGIVSDQEIMAHIGIDAKSQNRFGASLLEAFNLKVYTQQRALDYMGSKLVVKRFQSATTKTPAEEARELLLTTILAHVPVDNFNFQMKAIYVSMMVRRVMAAELDKTLFDDRDYYGNKRLELAGSLISLMFEDLFKRMNWELKMIADKNIPKVKAAQFDVVKHMRAAQITAGLESAISSGNWTIKRFKMERAGVTQVLSRLSYISALGMMTRVNSQFEKTRKVSGPRSLQPSQWGMLCPSDTPEGEACGLVKNLALMTHITTEVEERPVMILAFNAGVEDIREVSGNPINNPYVYLVFINGNVLGLTLNHKHLVRNLRYMRRKGRMGSFVSVHTSYTQRCIYIHTDGGRLCRPYIIVENRRPRVKQFHLDDLERGVRKFDDFLLDGLIEYLDVNEENDSFIAWNEEHIEEGTTHLEIEPFTLLGVCAGLVPYPHHNQSPRNTYQCAMGKQAMGMIGYNQKNRIDSLMYNLVYPQAPMVKTKTIELTNFDKLPAGQNATVAVMSYSGYDIEDALILNKASIDRGYGRCLVYKNSKCTVKRYANQTFDRIMGPVKDALTNKVIFKHDVLDTDGIVAPGEQIQNKQIMINKEMPAVTSLNPLEGQSTQVPYTAVPISYKGPEPSYVERVMVSANSEEDFLIKILLRQTRIPEIGDKFSSRHGQKGVTGLIVDQEDMPYNDSGICPDMIMNPHGFPSRMTVGKTLELLGGKAGVLEGKFHYGTAFGGSKVGDIQAELERHGFNYMGKDFFYSGITGAPLQAYIYSGPVYYQKLKHMVQDKMHARARGPKAVLTRQPTQGRSREGGLRLGEMERDCLISYGASMLIMERLMISSDAFEVDVCRTCGRLAYCSWCHFCQSSAHVSKISMPYACKLLFQELTSMNVVPKMILEDY; encoded by the exons ATGGTGGAGCTAAAGAAAGGCGAGTCCCTTATCGAGGCTAATGTCTGGGACCCAGGAGACAGCAAGGAATGGGCGACACCCATCAAGCCGCTGGAGGAAAAGTGGAAGTTACTGCCGGCGTTCCTACAGGTGAAGGGCCTCGTCAGGCAGCACATTGACTCCTTCAATCACTTTATCAATGTGGACATCAAGAAGATAGTGCGTGCCAACGAGCTCGTCACCAGCGGAGCCGACCCCCTCTTCTACCTGAAGTACTTGGATGTGCGGGTGGGCAAGCCCGACATCGACGATGGCTACAACATAACCAAGGCGACCACGCCGCACGAGTGCCGCCTGAGGGACACCACCTACTCGTCGCCCATTACCGTGGACATTGAGTACACTCGCGGCACGCAGCGCATCAAGAGGAACAACCTGCTCATCGGCAGGATGCCGCTCATGTTGAGGTGCTCCAATTGCGTGCTGACCGGCAAGTCGGAATTTGAATTGTCCAAACTGAACGAGTGTCCGCTGGATCCGGGCGGTTACTTTGTGGTGCGTGGCCAGGAGAAGGTGATACTCATCCAGGAGCAGTTGTCGTGGAACAAAATGTTAACCGAGGACTTCAACGGCGTCGTCCAGTGCCAGGTGACGTCCTCCACCCACGAGAAGAAGTCCCGAACTCTGGTGCTGAGCAAGCACGGACGCTACTACATGAAACACAACTCCATGACGGACGATATACCCATTGTGGTCATCTTCAAGGCGTTGGGCATTGTCTCCGACCAGGAAATTATGGCGCACATTGGCATAGACGCAAAGTCACAGAATCGTTTCGGTGCCTCCCTGCTGGAGGCCTTCAACTTGAAGGTTTATACCCAGCAGCGGGCTCTGGACTACATGG GCTCCAAGCTGGTGGTGAAGCGCTTCCAGAGCGCCACCACAAAGACACCCGCAGAAGAGGCGCGTGAGCTGCTGCTCACCACGATCCTTGCGCACGTTCCCGTGGACAACTTCAACTTCCAAATGAAGGCCATCTACGTGTCCATGATGGTGCGACGCGTGATGGCCGCCGAGCTGGACAAGACGCTCTTCGACGATCGCGACTATTATGGCAACAAGCGTTTGGAGCTGGCTGGCTCCCTCATTTCGCTGATGTTCGAGGATCTGTTCAAGCGCATGAACTGGGAGCTGAAAATGATTGCGGACAAGAACATACCCAAGGTGAAGGCGGCGCAGTTCGATGTGGTGAAGCATATGAGGGCGGCACAGATTACCGCCGGCCTGGAGTCGGCCATCAGCTCGGGCAACTGGACCATCAAGCGCTTCAAAATGGAGCGAGCTGGCGTCACCCAGGTGCTGTCGCGCCTCAGCTATATCTCCGCTCTGGGCATGATGACGCGGGTGAATTCGCAGTTCGAGAAGACGAGGAAGGTGTCCGGTCCCAGATCGTTGCAGCCGAGTCAGTGGGGCATGCTCTGTCCGTCGGACACGCCTGAGGGCGAGGCCTGTGGCTTGGTCAAGAATCTGGCACTGATGACGCACATCACGACGGAGGTGGAGGAGCGTCCGGTGATGATTTTGGCATTCAACGCCGGTGTCGAGGACATACGGGAAGTGAGCGGCAATCCCATCAACAATCCGTATGTCTATCTGGTGTTCATCAACGGCAATGTGCTCGGCCTCACGCTGAATCACAAGCATTTGGTGCGGAATCTTCGCTACATGCGCAGGAAAGGCCGCATGGGCAGCTTTGTGTCCGTGCACACATCCTACACCCAGCGGTGCATCTACATACACACCGATGGCGGACGCCTGTGTCGTCCGTACATCATTGTGGAGAATCGCCGTCCGCGGGTTAAACAATTCCATCTAGACGACCTGGAGCGGGGCGTGCGCAAGTTTGACGATTTCCTCTTGGATGGCCTCATCGAGTATCTGGATGTGAACGAGGAGAACGACTCGTTTATTGCGTGGAACGAGGAGCACATAGAGGAGGGCACCACCCACCTGGAGATTGAGCCATTCACGCTGCTGGGCGTGTGTGCGGGACTTGTGCCTTATCCGCATCATAACCAGAGCCCCAGGAACACCTATCAATGCGCCATGGGCAAGCAGGCCATGGGCATGATTGGCTACAATCAAAAGAATCGCATCGACTCGCTGATGTACAACCTGGTCTATCCCCAGGCGCCAATGGTCAAGACCAAGACCATTGAGCTGACAAACTTTGACAAGCTGCCGGCCGGACAGAACGCCACTGTGGCCGTGATGAGTTACTCGGGCTACGACATCGAGGATGCGTTGATCCTGAACAAGGCCTCCATTGATCGGGGCTATGGACGCTGTCTGGTGTACAAGAATTCCAAGTGCACGGTGAAGCGTTATGCCAACCAGACCTTTGACCGGATCATGGGTCCCGTGAAGGATGCCCTCACCAACAAGGTGATCTTCAAGCACGATGTCCTGGACACGGACGGCATTGTGGCACCGGGCGAGCAGATCCAAAACAAGCAGATTATGATCAACAAGGAGATGCCGGCGGTGACGTCGCTCAATCCATTGGAGGGTCAGTCGACCCAGGTGCCCTACACAGCGGTGCCCATCAGCTACAAGGGGCCCGAGCCCAGCTATGTCGAGCGGGTGATGGTCTCTGCCAACTCGGAAGAGGACTTCCTCATCAAGATCCTTCTGCGACAGACGCGCATCCCGGAGATTGGGGACAAGTTCAGCTCGCGGCACGGACAGAAGGGTGTGACGGGGCTCATTGTGGACCAGGAGGACATGCCCTACAATGATTCTGGAATTTGTCCGGACATGATCATGAACCCCCACGGCTTCCCCTCCCGCATGACAGTGGGCAAGACGCTGGAACTGCTCGGCGGCAAGGCCGGAGTACTCGAGGGCAAGTTCCACTACGGCACGGCATTTGGCGGCTCAAAGGTGGGCGACATTCAGGCGGAGCTGGAGCGGCACGGCTTCAACTACATGGGCAAGGACTTCTTCTACTCGGGCATCACTGGAGCTCCCCTGCAGGCGTACATCTACTCCGGCCCGGTCTACTATCAGAAGCTGAAGCACATGGTCCAGGACAAAATGCACGCCAGGGCGAGGGGTCCCAAGGCCGTGCTCACACGACAGCCCACCCAGGGCAGGAGTAGGGAAGGCGGCCTGCGCCTTGGCGAAATGGAGCGCGACTGCCTCATCTCGTACGGCGCCAGCATGCTGATTATGGAGCGTCTAATGATTTCGTCAGACGCCTTTGAGGTGGATGTGTGTCGCACCTGTGGCCGCCTGGCCTACTGCTCCTGGTGCCACTTCTGTCAGTCGTCGGCTCACGTCTCCAAGATATCCATGCCGTATGCCTGCAAGCTGCTCTTCCAGGAGCTGACCAGCATGAATGTGGTGCCCAAGATGATACTGGAGGACTACTAA
- the LOC117890169 gene encoding zinc finger and BTB domain-containing protein 41 isoform X2 translates to MNSPCYTNKNNYVESARVYLKQDATCTIVIKCCLCSAGAFTGAGWEAFMTHLRRQHTAAIEFDGDDSEIQDEVELEMANLKDAQDNSASESEEEHVQVFTNVEFLDESDENELCRGSEREEESESSQANYVLNTPQKPFYSLLRTSPEIIHYFIDLLEQHTHLWQSHKGLFRKERLESAQRVSDAMAQRFGFSLLPQVVCTSSRSLSAWFERQFASKVRSQSWYCRYPAYYDRLVQFMPTNHITVIVCDECRRSFLNEYQLEVHKYRVHSGQNPNVCSVCNKGFGCASKLLEHRARYHFKPVEWQCKLCSYNAPSKWEYQQHLTVHSGQRNYTCEVCGQSYKSTSALAVHRRTHSQPRLACPHCQKHFRENSILKKHIKRVHKRENSRNYACRVCWRRFQTVEVLKLHEQTHVNFQHNELDADADDPEIVSDIE, encoded by the exons atgaattcTCCGTgttacacaaacaaaaacaactatGTGGAAAGTGCCCGGGTATATTTGAAGCAGGACGCCACATGCACAATTGTAATAAAATGCTGCCTTTGCAGTGCCGGCGCATTTACTGGCGCCGGATGGGAAGCGTTCATGACACATTTAAGACGCCAGCACACAGCTGCCATCGAGTTCGACGGCGATGATAGCGAAATTCAGGACGAAGTAGAACTAGAAATGGCAAATCTAAAGGATGCCCAAGATAATAGCGCATCAGAAAGTGAGGAGGAGCACGTACAGGTCTTTACAAACGTGGAGTTTCTCGATGAATCGGACGAAAATGAACTGTGCCGCGGATCggagagagaagaggaaaGCGAAAGCAGCCAAGCT AACTACGTCCTAAACACGCCCCAGAAACCCTTCTACAGTCTGCTTCGAACGAGTCCAGAGATAATCCATTATTTCATAGATCTTCTAGAACAGCACACACATCTGTGGCAATCCCACAAGGGGCTGTTCAGAAAGGAGCGCCTGGAGAGTGCCCAACGGGTTTCGGATGCGATGGCCCAACGTTTCGGTTTCTCGCTTCTGCCGCAGGTGGTCTGCACGAGCTCCCGATCTCTCAGTGCCTGGTTCGAGCGTCAGTTCGCCAGTAAGGTACGCAGCCAGAGCTGGTACTGTCGCTATCCCGCCTACTACGACAGACTCGTCCAGTTCATGCCCACCAACCACATTACAGTCATTGTATGCGACGAGTGCAGGCGTAGTTTCCTCAACGAATACCAACTGGAGGTGCACAAGTACAGAGTGCACAGCGGCCAGAATCCCAACGTCTGTAGTGTGTGCAACAAGGGATTCGGCTGTGCCtccaagctgctggagcatcGGGCCCGTTACCACTTCAAGCCAGTGGAGTGGCAGTGCAAGCTGTGCTCCTACAACGCTCCCTCCAAGTGGGAATACCAGCAACACCTCACCGTGCACTCCGGCCAGCGAAACTACACGTGCGAAGTGTGCGGCCAGTCGTACAAGAGCACGTCTGCCCTCGCAGTGCACCGGCGGACACACTCACAGCCCCGCCTAGCATGTCCTCACTGCCAGAAACACTTTCGCGAGAATTCTATTCTCAAAAAACACATTAAGAGGGTTCACAAACGCGAAAATTCTAGAAACTACGCTTGCCGCGTGTGCTGGAGAAGATTTCAAACCGTAGAGGTATTAAAATTGCACGAACAAACTCACGTAAATTTTCAGCACAACGAACTTGATGCCGATGCGGATGACCCAGAAATAGTCTCGGATATTGAATAA
- the LOC117891333 gene encoding methylosome subunit pICln, with protein MVLITPVSAPEHGLLYTANNIKLKMGDNIVGEGTIYIAQNSLSFQPSDLPDGISIEWKQVSLHGISSNPRKCIYFMLDHKVEWNGVYGGNPQQPIVNGQNGGGVEADVDEGNGSDEHDEDDENFEDAVDEQFEEVTECWLLPEDIHTVDTMYRAMTTCQALHPDSADSNSEDSDPMEDAGGMVLEDQDMADDALTLGRNGGEVGGMQNLTLDDDDERFEDADE; from the exons ATGGTATTAATAACGCCAGTTTCCGCGCCGGAACATGGACTGCTGTACACGGCCAACAATATCAAGCTCAAGATGGGCGACAATATTGTGGGCGAAGGCACAATTTACATAGCCCAAAA TTCCCTCTCTTTTCAACCAAGCGACCTACCCGACGGCATATCAATCGAGTGGAAGCAAGTGAGCCTTCATGGGATTTCTTCGAATCCAAGGAAGTGCATTTATTTCATGCTGGACCACaaagtggagtggaatggcGTGTATGGGGGAAATCCGCAGCAACCCATTGTCAACGGGCAGAACGGTGGTGGGGTAGAGGCAGACGTTGACGAAGGCAATGGCAGCGACGAGCACGATGAAGACGATGAGAACTTTGAGGATGCTGTCGACGAACAGTTTGAGGAAGTTACagagtgctggctgctgcccgaGGATATACATACAGTCGATACGATGTACCGCGCCATGACTACTTGCCAGGCCCTGCATCCGGACTCGGCTGACAGCAATTCGGAGGACAGCGACCCCATGGAAGATGCTGGAGGAATGGTCCTGGAGGACCAGGACATGGCCGACGATGCTCTAACACTTGGCCGCAACGGGGGCGAAGTCGGAGGCATGCAGAACTTGACCctggacgacgacgatgagcgCTTCGAGGACGCCGATGAATAA
- the LOC117892759 gene encoding uncharacterized protein LOC117892759 → MAASQYISLKGKPKTSLLNSQAKFKSQLGNNASLLNRSFTTAAELSRATGSQLRQTKLTVCPKDKKLKYEGFVEEVPRVRASHEFVYMPPPKLQPKPLCVASKSKATAATIKMEHMAMAEPPASPMTKPGRDLLSLVGRVDFCLNSHKLYPDLNAIWNVYGKLVRVIKGKKSEHTLLVRSEGPILQGIYYDFDGDMKPLSTGCAVHLVGRFVGGNRLQTFRINEVSDMDWEQQFMRIENVTRYILMQNQAHK, encoded by the exons ATGGCTGCGTCTCAG TATATTTCGttaaaaggaaaaccaaagacATCGCTGCTTAATAGCCAAGCGAAGTTCAAGAGCCAGCTTGGAAATAATGCGTCCCTTTTGAATCGCAGCTTTACAACTGCCGCAGAACTTTCTCGCGCAACTGGCAGCCAGCTCCGGCAGACAAAGCTAACGGTATGCCCGAAGGATAAAAAACTGAAATATGAAGGGTTCGTAGAAGAGGTTCCCCGAGTTAGGGCGTCGCATGAATTTGTTTATATGCCACCACCGAAGCTGCAACCGAAACCGCTGTGCGTTGCATCCAAATCCAAAGCCACCGCCGCAACCATCAAAATGGAGCacatggcaatggcagagcCGCCAGCCTCGCCCATGACCAAGCCGGGTCGCGATTTGCTAAGCCTAGTGGGGCGCGTGGACTTCTGTCTGAACAGCCACAAACTGTATCCCGATTTGAATGCCATCTGGAACGTATATG GTAAACTGGTGCGCGTTATCAAAGGAAAGAAGAGTGAGCACACCCTGCTGGTTCGCAGTGAAGGACCCATCTTGCAAGGCATTTACTACGATTTCGATGGCGATATGAAACCATTGTCCACGG GTTGCGCTGTCCATCTGGTTGGCCGTTTCGTTGGCGGAAATCGGCTGCAGACGTTTAGGATCAATGAGGTAAGTGATATGGACTGGGAGCAGCAATTCATGCGCATAGAAAATGTGACTAGatatattttaatgcaaaatcaAGCACACAAGTAA
- the LOC117890169 gene encoding zinc finger and BTB domain-containing protein 41 isoform X1: MNSPCYTNKNNYVESARVYLKQDATCTIVIKCCLCSAGAFTGAGWEAFMTHLRRQHTAAIEFDGDDSEIQDEVELEMANLKDAQDNSASESEEEHVQVFTNVEFLDESDENELCRGSEREEESESSQAQNYVLNTPQKPFYSLLRTSPEIIHYFIDLLEQHTHLWQSHKGLFRKERLESAQRVSDAMAQRFGFSLLPQVVCTSSRSLSAWFERQFASKVRSQSWYCRYPAYYDRLVQFMPTNHITVIVCDECRRSFLNEYQLEVHKYRVHSGQNPNVCSVCNKGFGCASKLLEHRARYHFKPVEWQCKLCSYNAPSKWEYQQHLTVHSGQRNYTCEVCGQSYKSTSALAVHRRTHSQPRLACPHCQKHFRENSILKKHIKRVHKRENSRNYACRVCWRRFQTVEVLKLHEQTHVNFQHNELDADADDPEIVSDIE; this comes from the exons atgaattcTCCGTgttacacaaacaaaaacaactatGTGGAAAGTGCCCGGGTATATTTGAAGCAGGACGCCACATGCACAATTGTAATAAAATGCTGCCTTTGCAGTGCCGGCGCATTTACTGGCGCCGGATGGGAAGCGTTCATGACACATTTAAGACGCCAGCACACAGCTGCCATCGAGTTCGACGGCGATGATAGCGAAATTCAGGACGAAGTAGAACTAGAAATGGCAAATCTAAAGGATGCCCAAGATAATAGCGCATCAGAAAGTGAGGAGGAGCACGTACAGGTCTTTACAAACGTGGAGTTTCTCGATGAATCGGACGAAAATGAACTGTGCCGCGGATCggagagagaagaggaaaGCGAAAGCAGCCAAGCT CAGAACTACGTCCTAAACACGCCCCAGAAACCCTTCTACAGTCTGCTTCGAACGAGTCCAGAGATAATCCATTATTTCATAGATCTTCTAGAACAGCACACACATCTGTGGCAATCCCACAAGGGGCTGTTCAGAAAGGAGCGCCTGGAGAGTGCCCAACGGGTTTCGGATGCGATGGCCCAACGTTTCGGTTTCTCGCTTCTGCCGCAGGTGGTCTGCACGAGCTCCCGATCTCTCAGTGCCTGGTTCGAGCGTCAGTTCGCCAGTAAGGTACGCAGCCAGAGCTGGTACTGTCGCTATCCCGCCTACTACGACAGACTCGTCCAGTTCATGCCCACCAACCACATTACAGTCATTGTATGCGACGAGTGCAGGCGTAGTTTCCTCAACGAATACCAACTGGAGGTGCACAAGTACAGAGTGCACAGCGGCCAGAATCCCAACGTCTGTAGTGTGTGCAACAAGGGATTCGGCTGTGCCtccaagctgctggagcatcGGGCCCGTTACCACTTCAAGCCAGTGGAGTGGCAGTGCAAGCTGTGCTCCTACAACGCTCCCTCCAAGTGGGAATACCAGCAACACCTCACCGTGCACTCCGGCCAGCGAAACTACACGTGCGAAGTGTGCGGCCAGTCGTACAAGAGCACGTCTGCCCTCGCAGTGCACCGGCGGACACACTCACAGCCCCGCCTAGCATGTCCTCACTGCCAGAAACACTTTCGCGAGAATTCTATTCTCAAAAAACACATTAAGAGGGTTCACAAACGCGAAAATTCTAGAAACTACGCTTGCCGCGTGTGCTGGAGAAGATTTCAAACCGTAGAGGTATTAAAATTGCACGAACAAACTCACGTAAATTTTCAGCACAACGAACTTGATGCCGATGCGGATGACCCAGAAATAGTCTCGGATATTGAATAA
- the LOC117890171 gene encoding GTP-binding protein 128up, with the protein MSTILEKISAIESEMARTQKNKATSAHLGLLKAKLAKLRRELISPKGGGGGTGEAGFEVAKTGDARVGFVGFPSVGKSTLLSNLAGVYSEVAAYEFTTLTTVPGCIKYKGAKIQLLDLPGIIEGAKDGKGRGRQVIAVARTCNLIFMVLDCLKPLGHKKLLEHELEGFGIRLNKKPPNIYYKRKDKGGINLNSMVTQSELDTDLVKTILSEYKIHNADITLRYDATSDDLIDVIEGNRIYIPCIYLLNKIDQISIEELDVIYKIPHCVPISAHHHWNFDDLLELMWEYLRLIRIYTKPKGQLPDYNSPVVLHNERTSIEDFCNKLHRTIVKEFKYALVWGSSVKHQPQKVGIEHVLNDEDVVQIVKKV; encoded by the exons ATGAGTACGATTCTGGAGAAAATCTCGGCCATCGAGTCGGAG ATGGCACGCACGCAGAAGAACAAGGCGACATCGGCGCATCTGGGTCTGCTAAAGGCCAAGCTGGCCAAGCTTCGACGGGAGCTGATCTCGCCCAaaggaggcggcggtggcactGGAGAAG CCGGCTTTGAGGTGGCCAAAACGGGAGATGCAAGAGTCGGGTTCGTCGGCTTTCCTTCGGTGGGAAAGTCGACGCTGCTTTCGAATTTAGCCGGAGTGTACTCGGAGGTGGCCGCCTACGAATTCACAACCCTGACGACGGTGCCTGGATGCATCAAGTACAAAGGAGCGAAGATCCAGTTGCTCGATTTGCCCGGTATCATCGAGGGAGCCAAGGATGGCAAGGGTCGTGGTCGTCAGGTGATTGCCGTGGCCCGCACATGCAATCTAATCTTCATGGTCCTGGATTGCCTCAAGCCGTTAGGCCACAAGAAGCTGTTGGAGCATGAATTGGAGGGCTTTGGCATTCGGCTGAACAAGAAGCCACCAAACATTTACTACAAACGGAAGGACAAGGGCGGCATCAATCTCAACTCAATGGTCACTCAATCGGAGCTGGACACGGATCTGGTCAAGACGATCCTCTCCGAATACAAGATACACAATGCGGATATTACGCTGCGATACGATGCCACTAGCGACGACCTGATCGATGTTATTGAGGGCAACCGTATCTATATACCGTGTATCTATCTGCTGAACAAGATTGATCAGATCTCCATTGAGGAACTGGACGTCATTTACAAGATTCCGCATTGTGTGCCAATTTCGGCGCATCACCACTGGAACTTTGACGACTTGCTCGAGCTGATGTGGGAGTATCTGCGGCTGATTCGTATTTACACCAAGCCCAAGGGACAACTGCCAGACTACAATTCGCCCGTGGTTCTCCACAACGAGCGGACCAGCATCGAAGACTTTTGCAACAAGCTGCATCGCACCATAGTCAAGGAGTTTAAATA tgcGCTCGTTTGGGGCTCTTCGGTGAAGCACCAGCCGCAGAAGGTGGGCATTGAGCACGTACTCAACGATGAAGACGTGGTGCAGATTGTGAAAAAGGTTTAG